The sequence AAGTTAAAGAGCGTTCGATCGGCGGCCCATTTTTCTCTGATAAAATCCCGGGTGGTCCCCGGCTGCGGCGTAACAATGGCCCTCTCTTCTCCCAATAGGGCATTGAAAAGCGTGGATTTCCCCGTATTGCGCCCGCCGGCAAGAACCAGCGTGACCCCTTCGACCAGGGACCGGCCGGCCTCGTATGTTCCGACGAGGGCGGAGACATCGGCTGACAAAGCGGCCAGGCCGTCAGCCGGCGATGCCGGCTTCAAGCCGATGTCGTCATCGGGAAATTCGATCGCGGCTTCGATGCCGGCCAGAGCATCGATGAGGCCCCGGCGGATGGCGGCGATCCGTCCAGACAGGCTTCCGGCCAGTTGGCGGGAAGCCAGCCTGGCTTGTGTCAGAGTCTCGGCACCGATCAGATCGTTCAGAGCTTCCGCCTGAAGAAGATCCATCCTCCCATTGGCAAAGGCCCGAAACGTGAATTCCCCGGCTGCGGCGGACCTTGCCCCGGCCTTGATTCCCAGGCGCACGGCTTCTTCGACGACGACGGGGCTGCCGTGGCAGAAGATCTCCACGACATCTTCTCCGGTATAGGATCGGGGCGCCCGAAAATGGACGGCAAAGGCGGAATCGCCGAAAGCCTCCCGTCCGCTCGGCCCGAGTTTTCCGAAAATCAGCCGGCGAACGGGAAAATCCCGGAGTTTTCGCGGCGCGGACGGGCGGAAGATTTTCATGGCGATGGAAAGCGCCTTCCGGCCGCTCAAACGAATGACCGCCAGCCCGCCTCGTCCGGGAGGCGTGGCGACAGCGATAATCGTGTCCCCGTTTGGATATCTCATGGCTCAACTCCCCGGCCGGGCCGGAAAAGGAACGGCACGGGTTGCGGAACGGTTATTTGGCTCGGCGAAAGTCCTGGGCGTTCCGTTTGTGTTCCGAGAAGACTTTCATTTTTTTCAGAAAGCCTTCGCCGAGACTTTCCGTCGTCACGCCCGGGATTTGATTGACCGCGATATGGACGA comes from Acidobacteriota bacterium and encodes:
- the mnmE gene encoding tRNA uridine-5-carboxymethylaminomethyl(34) synthesis GTPase MnmE — translated: MRYPNGDTIIAVATPPGRGGLAVIRLSGRKALSIAMKIFRPSAPRKLRDFPVRRLIFGKLGPSGREAFGDSAFAVHFRAPRSYTGEDVVEIFCHGSPVVVEEAVRLGIKAGARSAAAGEFTFRAFANGRMDLLQAEALNDLIGAETLTQARLASRQLAGSLSGRIAAIRRGLIDALAGIEAAIEFPDDDIGLKPASPADGLAALSADVSALVGTYEAGRSLVEGVTLVLAGGRNTGKSTLFNALLGEERAIVTPQPGTTRDFIREKWAADRTLFNLVDTAGWGRPSNPAEKTGIEKSRDLASGADGLLIVLDRSRKETRNDFDILTFCPEKKAVLIFNKSDLPAVADIESLKATRPGAPALEISALCGSNLKQLRETILSVFSAPEGFEEEMILHGRQKTVFQDIGDALGRAEALLRSGHSEDIVAEEIRQTLPLIGRLTGEIRDEEILEDIFNRFCVGK